The window CCGTCAACGCTCAGCAGTTTCGCAGATGTGACGCACATACCGGAAGAGCTGGGACAAGCGATGAGACTAGAGGAGATTCGGGAGTCTGGATCTGAGGAGAATCACAGCGGCAATTTACACCACTTGACAAGACGTGACCGCCGATGCCAGTTTCAATTCCTCATAGGTAGGCTAAAAACGTTGCGCGCGTGTCGGCAGTATCGCCGCAGATTGAGGGTTTCAATTCCTCATAGGTAGGCTAAAAACCTTGCTGAGGATGGAGCAAGGTACACCCAATGCTCCAGTTTCAATTCCTCATAGGTAGGCTAAAAACCGTAGTGGGGCAAGTCTGGGGGCGTAAACAAGCAGAGTTTCAATTCCTCATAGGTAGGCTAAAAACGCATCTGCCGCGGATAGGCTGGAGTGCGGATTACCGGTTTCAATTCCTCATAGGTAGGCTAAAAACCAGGGCATCCAAGACGGTTCTCGTTGCCCTTGCGATGTTTCAATTCCTCATAGGTAGGCTAAAAACCCAACATATCCGGGCTGCACAACGCGCATGATCGGCGGGTTTCAATTCCTCATAGGTAGGCTAAAAACCGGACCGGCGCGACTCTCTACATCAGAGAGGAGGGCAGGTTTCAATTCCTCATAGGTAGGCTAAAAACCTGTAGAGCGTCCTGCGCTCATCCATATTGAGCACGATGTTTCAATTCCTCATAGGTAGGCTAAAAACCTGCGAGAACGACCCATACCACGAAACGATGTCCCCATGTTTCAATTCCTCATAGGTAGGCTAAAAACGACTCCTCCTTGGGGGCCAGCTTGCGCCAGCCCCCACAGTTTCAATTCCTCATAGGTAGGCTAAAAACTCGTAGTAGGGCCGGCCCGACAGGGCTCGCCATAGCGTTTCAATTCCTCATAGGTAGGCTAAAAACGATCATACGGGAGGCGACCACGATGAGCATTCAAGAGTTTCAATTCCTCATAGGTAGGCTAAAAACGTCTTATCGCGCCGGTGGATCTAGGCTAGTGTGGGCGTTTCAATTCCTCATAGGTAGGCTAAAAACTCATCATCAGCTTCGGGACGCGCCAGGGCCTTGCGAAGTTTCAATTCCTCATAGGTAGGCTAAAAACTCGTTGATGCCGTAGCTCTTGTGCGGGTTGTTGGTGTGTTTCAATTCCTCATAGGTAGGCTAAAAACCTCATTGGCTAGGCGCACAGCAAGGCGACGTGATTGGTTTCAATTCCTCATAGGTAGGCTAAAAACCATATGACGAGCTCGTGCACGGACGCAACATCCGCGTTTCAATTCCTCATAGGTAGGCTAAAAACACTGCGCTGTAAGAGTCATATCCAATCCCCATACGGAGTTTCAATTCCTCATAGGTAGGCTAAAAACCCACTGCCGGCGGAGTGCATTGAGGCCCTCTACCATCGTTTCAATTCCTCATAGGTAGGCTAAAAACCGATTTGAGCAGGCATTCGCCGCTGCACAGTCTCCGCATTCTGCGTTTAATCCAGCAAAGATACCTGTGAAACCCTGCTAAAGCGATATTAGCATTCGGTTCTTCAGTTGTCGATCCCCGGGGGTTTATACGCTACTACAGGTCGACAGCACAGCAAATCGCCGCCCTGCACACCAGTAGAAGACCACAGCACTGGCGTACGTCATCTGCAGGCGGCGCAGACCGCATTTCTGGCGAGACGGCCTCAAGAGCCACCTCAGTGAGCCCGGAGTATGCCACTACGTGACTACCTGCATTATCGCTAGCTTACAATCTGCTACATGCCGCACCCTCGCTGGCCCACTCAGTCAGCGTTCAGCGTTGCTTCCTCAGATTATCTGATCCATCCCGCCCTTTTCCACGCCCATGATCTCGCGGGAGTAGTACTTGGTCGTCCTAAGATTGTAGATAATCACGGAGTCCTCCTCTGGGTGCATGATGTGCCCAAGCTCCATTTTCAGCTTCTTAAGGCCGGCCCCGGTAATCTCACCTTCGAAGACGGAATTCTGGACCCAGTAGAGATACTCTCGGCACTTCTTCAGCACCTTGGTGACCCGTACTTGTTTGATGTCGTAAACGAGTATCACAAACATTAATCTGCACCTACCAAGCAGCAACATAGGGGTCATACTGCTTTTCACCCATGAGGTGCTTCTCCAGCTTGTAGAGCTCCAGCCGAATGAGATGTCTGTACGACACCTGGCGGTTGAGGCTCTTGTAGTTCTGCGTGGTCTGGAGTTTCTGGTCGAATTCCTCAACAAACATCTTGCGAGCGTTTTCCTTCATTACTACGCCCTCAGTGCCCTTCACGAAGTCGTTCTCAGATAGTTGCCTTCTCCCAAGCAGAGTGAATATGATACGGTCCACTATGATGGGTTTGAAGATCTCGGCAACGTCCAGGTTCAAAGTGAACCTCCTGAAGTTCGTTGCATGAAGGTACCCGATTCTCGGGTCGAGATGTGTGCGATAGATCTGGCTCAGAACTACTGAGTACATCATCGAGTTTCCGAAGCTGATCAGTGTGTTCATGTAGTTCCTCGGCGGCCGTCTGGTTCTGGACTCAAACGCGAACGCAGGCTGGCCAACTATGGCGTCGAACGCTTCGTAGTAGGTGTTCCTGACATTGCCCTCGATCGCCATCAGCGTTTCGCCGTTATCGCAGTCAGAGATGTCCGCCCGACGCCGTTCGATCTCCTCCCGTACATTACTGATGTCCTTCTCACGTTTCTCGTAGTATTTCACCACGCGGAGCATGTTGTCCGCCGCGCCTTTAACGAACCTCTTGGCGAGATCCAGCCTCTTAGAATCATCGAGATAGTGCTCGGCCTGCCGCAGCGTCATGTATCCGGAATTCATGTGCTCTCTAGGATAGAACGTGCCCATGTAGTATCCGTAGTAGTTGAAGTAGTGAACGATGATCTCACTTTGTGACAGGAACTCGAGGAGTCGCTTGTTCAGGCTTACCTCGCCGAAGGCCATGATCTCGCTGATGTCCTCCACAGGCAGGAATCTCTTTTCACCGTTCTCCGTCTCGAAGTAGATGGTGTTGTCTTTCCGCTTTAGCTCGCCGTTTGAGAAAAGGTAGAAGGTGCGCTTCACTGAGCAACCCACCTTTCATGACCAGCACAGTTCCGCATAGCCACAGCCCCGGCAGTACCTGATCTTCTCCGGCGCCGGCGGTTCCGAGAGATACATGATCCGGAATATGTCACGTCGCGCCCTGTCCAACTCTGTGTGACTCGCCTCGTCTAGGGTTACGCGTTCCCGTTTGCGCTGTTCAGGAAATCGAAGCTCCCCGACAGCGCTGACACCGGCGCGGTCAAGCTCGTCCAAATAGAACAGCAACTGCATCCTAGCACTCTTCTCGCCGCGCATGCTCTTCTTGATCTCCCCTACCACGAGCCTGCCATCCTTTTCGGACAAGACATCAAGCCTCATCCCTGGAAGGGAGATCTCCTTCTTCTCACGCTCGTACACGTGCTCATGAAGGAACCTGCCTAGGTCTATAGACGGGTTGTCCTCATCCGGATTCACCTGATGGGCCATGAGCCACACTTGGCGTTGGCAGATGTAGTAATACCATACTAGCGTTCCAGTAACGTGCATGTCATCACTTGCCATCTCACCCACCCATGTCGCCTCCGTTTCAGGTACGAGCACAACCGCTGAGCTCTTGTCAGATCATGAACCTGCCCGATGGATCCTCCTCGCCGGGCGCCGCCTTGAACTGAGCGAGGCCGGTGGCCCGGGAGTAGCTGTTCACATCGGACAGGATGCCAATGGGATGTTCCCTGTCGAACGCGACCCGGCCTACGGTGGCTTTGGCATCCAACGGGACTATGAAATGCTGCAGCACGGCCATGAACTGTTTGCGCTGGCGGAATGACAGGCTATTGCGGTAGTGCGGATCCAGATATCGCTCATAGAGCTGCATCAGGCCTGACGGAGCGAAGAAATCGAGAAGAGCCCTTACACGACTCCCCAGGAGACTCACGCCGAAGGGCACGAAAACGCTAGCTTGTGGGTAGTCTTGGCCAAAGGGGTCCGGGCGGCCTAGAGCCGACCATTCTCCGAGTGCAGCGTCCACCAGTCTATCGAGCGGACCGGTAGCAGTAGTCCGTGCCATTAGCTCTGCGTAGTAGTCGCCCACTATCTCCCTAGACTCAGGTTCGTCCCAGCTCGAGTGGGATTTGGTGCATGCGTCGGTGGCCTGCAGCAGTGCCCTGGGCCGATAAATGAACTCCCGAGTATCCTTGCCATCGGAGCTACGGGCGAACGGAAACACCGTAACCACACCTCCTGCCATCTCCCCATGGCGGTTCACTCGCCCGGCGGCCTGAACTATGGACGGGATGATGGGAAGTGCCCTGATGATCCGGGGGAAGCTAAGGTCCACACCGCACTCGATTATCTGAGTGCATACGGCCAGCAAGGGTTTGCGGCGGCTGAGGTCTCGCTGGAGTCTCCGTATTTTCGAAGCCTTGTGGGGGCCCGTCATGCATGCGGTGAGAAGCCGACACGACCGACTTCCGACGAGCTTGCATGCCTCGCTATACACTCGATAAGCGTCACCCACGGTATTCATCACAACTGCCACAGCAGGGAAATTGTTCTCTTCCATCAGCTTACGAAGGGCTTCAGCTGCCATGCTTGCTGCACCAGCCTCATCGACCGCGATTTCACTCACCTCGATCTTGTATCTGTTATGGCTCGGCAAGTCTATGGCGTCAGGGGCTAGCGCAACCGCTGGCTCAGAAAGGCCAAGCTGGAGGGGAGGCAGAGTGGCGGTTGAGAGCAGCACTCTCGCGTCACATGATCTAGCTGTTGCCTCCAGCATGGCCAGGAACACCGTCCAAGAAGCGTGGTCAATGACCTGCGGTTCGTCGATGACTATGAAGGCTCGACGGAGGGCCTTGATCCGCATGGTTTGCTGAGCCCTTGATGGGAAGAGGGCGCGGAAGTACTGATTGAAGGTGGTGGCCACCACGGACGCCGCCCATGAATCCAACATCACGGCGCCTTCATCCTCGGAGACACCTTCTTCGTATGCACGTTCCTTTCCATCAGGTCCGATCACTGAGAGATGGTGATGCTCCATGGCTCGTATGCCGGTGGCCCTGCGTATCTCTCTGGACGCTTGAGACAGTATCGACATGTACGGAGCCACGTATACTATCCGCTCGCATAGCCCATCCTTACAGGCTTCGAGCGCAACACGCGTGGACGTGACGGTCTTGCCCATTCCGGTGGGAAGCACGAGGGTGAACACGCGAGCATCAGGCTTATCGGCTAGGGCGTGGTGGAATCGCTGGACGCACTGATCCTGGAGGGCTCCGCGGGTATCCACTATGGACTGCGAACTGCCGCCAAACGCCAGCGCTTCCGCTCGGGAAGTGCAATAGTCAGATAGAAGACGTAGAGCCTTATCGGCCTTCTTCGCTGTGATGATCGGATACTCGAAGTCCGCACTGACGCCAGCCGCGTCCAAACGATCAGCGGCTACCATAGCCGCAGTGTTCATCCTGACGCACTTCGACGCGGAGTCTACATAGCGCTGCCTAGAGTTCGACAATGCTGCCCGGCACTGTATTTGCGAGGATGCATGCCACCGGCGCCATGCATCCTCGGCCTCTTCCCGAACCCAGTCGGGGAATCTGTCCACGTCGAACAATACACCCGAGAGGCATGTGCCAACGAAATCGGCGAAACCATCTAGGTCGCATTCGGCAGCGTGTCGGTAAACGTCTATGTTGATCCAAGGGGGTTCCTCGTTTATGTCACGCAGCTCGCCGTGGTGGTCGTAGATGTCTCGGGATATCTGCAGGACGAGCCTTCGAGTGTCCGCGTCAGCGTCAATACCACTGTCCCGCCAGATTCCCCGCTGATCGATAGTCTTCATCGCTACGTAGAAGAAGAGGGCAGATCCTAGTGGGGAGTGATTGGAAGACTCCCTAGATTGCCTGCGGATGTATCTTTGCCAGCTGGCCCGGGCTTTGCCCGCATCGTGCATGAGCCCGCCCAGAAAGCGGATTCTCGACAGAGCATCGCCTTCAGGTTCTCCGCATCCACGGGCCACATAGAGCAAGTGGTCTGAAAGCAACCTGAACTCGCCCTGTTCATTACGAGGACGTGCCCAGCACTGATCGAACGGGATGATTCCTCTCATCACCAAAGCGCGGCCACCGTCCCATCATGGAGTCGCACAATAGAGCACAGCCCCTGGGCTCTCTCGGTGTTTGCGACAGGCATGAACCGGATAGGCTTACCCGACGCCTCATATACCAAGTTGACCGCGCCGCGGAATCTCCGCTGGTCTGGGTCGACGCATTGATGCAGCATTCCGCCGACACGACCGTATCGGGCGCCGCTTTCTGGGATGAGTCTGTCCACCACGTAACTCGGTAGTACTGTGCGGCATGAAAGCTCATCGACAGTAGCCAGCGGGATTTCCCGGAATTCGTCAATCACTGGGCTATCAGGAACCGTGGGGCAGAACGCACTTCCGAGGTAAGTGTGATACACGCTCTGCCCGGCGGCCATCATCCCGGCCAGCTTCCCAGCATGCTGGCCGGAGTAGTACACCCTGTAGTGGGGGTTCACCACAAACTCCACCGAAGTAGGCCTGCTGAACGTGCTCTTTGGTTCCCCCATCCACCCTTTGCCGAGGAGCGACATCTCCTGTACCACTGTAGCAGGGGGAGACAAGAGCTCGATCCCCACCACGTTCTCGCCCTCGAGGGATGGTTTACCCAGGACCGACGCCATCATGCCAAGGAGCGCGGTCCTGGAGATAAACGGGTAGGTGGCGTGGGTCACCGAAGTGTCCGGACGGCGGAAATGCGCCATCTTCCCTCTGAGTTCGAAAACGAGTACTACCATGTCGACGCGACCTCTCCTGGCAGTTCTCCTACGATACTAGTTTCCGGATTGACCCATCGCCTCACCCTTGCCACCTTGGGACAGTCCTTCAATGCCTGGCCAAGCTTGGAGATATCCAGCGTTACCTCGTTGAGTGACGTCGGAGGACGTGTCCCGAGCCACGCGTCGCGGTCAGGCGAAAGCCTTATCCGGTCCTCCAAATATCCGATACGGAAGAATGGATCGCTATACTCTACATGGACCATCATGACGGGCTGCTGAAAGCCCCGTCCCCTGGCCTGCCTGTGCAAGGTTCCGCGCCAGAGCCCCTCGAGGAGCAGCTCAACGTCGTCTTCGGTCATGCCGGTGTTGTCGGCGATAGTGGCGTTTATCACAGCCGGCATCGCAAATACTGCAAACGGAAGAGTGTATGTAGTCCAGATGGTGCCTTGAGCCTTTCCGCCCTCTTCACCCTGGTCAGTAACGCGCCCTTCGTCGCTGGGCATGACTACCGTGCCCTGGACGTACTTTGTCTCCACAGGATGCAGAGAGTGCGCCCAACCGAACTGGACAGGACCGGTCTGATGGAACCCAGCATCGCCCTTCACGCTGTACACCATTCCGAAGGTTCTGGCATCGAAGGCACTCTTCATGAGAGCTTGTCGGGCATTCTTGTCGTCGGCTCGGCCAGCACGCTCAAGTATTGCCTTGGCCAAGCTTTCCCTGCCGAGCAGCTTACCGTCGTCGCGCCGTTCCTCTCGGCAGAACACAAAATACCGTTTGCCCGGCCCGCCGTCGGAGTACTTAGCAAGTACATAGTCGCGGACGTCTCGCTTGATGCTCACATCAGACAGGGATATTCTTCCGTCTTCCTCCCCAAAGATCCGCCTGGCATCACTCTCGCCGAGAGGATCCCTGTTCGGGATCCCATCCTTAACGCTCTTCACAAACAGAATCTCACTGGTCCTAACGTTCACGATTCATCCCTCCGTTTAA is drawn from Clostridia bacterium and contains these coding sequences:
- the cas2 gene encoding CRISPR-associated endonuclease Cas2 gives rise to the protein MFVILVYDIKQVRVTKVLKKCREYLYWVQNSVFEGEITGAGLKKLKMELGHIMHPEEDSVIIYNLRTTKYYSREIMGVEKGGMDQII
- the cas1b gene encoding type I-B CRISPR-associated endonuclease Cas1b; this translates as MKRTFYLFSNGELKRKDNTIYFETENGEKRFLPVEDISEIMAFGEVSLNKRLLEFLSQSEIIVHYFNYYGYYMGTFYPREHMNSGYMTLRQAEHYLDDSKRLDLAKRFVKGAADNMLRVVKYYEKREKDISNVREEIERRRADISDCDNGETLMAIEGNVRNTYYEAFDAIVGQPAFAFESRTRRPPRNYMNTLISFGNSMMYSVVLSQIYRTHLDPRIGYLHATNFRRFTLNLDVAEIFKPIIVDRIIFTLLGRRQLSENDFVKGTEGVVMKENARKMFVEEFDQKLQTTQNYKSLNRQVSYRHLIRLELYKLEKHLMGEKQYDPYVAAW
- the cas4 gene encoding CRISPR-associated protein Cas4, with amino-acid sequence MASDDMHVTGTLVWYYYICQRQVWLMAHQVNPDEDNPSIDLGRFLHEHVYEREKKEISLPGMRLDVLSEKDGRLVVGEIKKSMRGEKSARMQLLFYLDELDRAGVSAVGELRFPEQRKRERVTLDEASHTELDRARRDIFRIMYLSEPPAPEKIRYCRGCGYAELCWS
- the cas3 gene encoding CRISPR-associated helicase Cas3'; the protein is MRGIIPFDQCWARPRNEQGEFRLLSDHLLYVARGCGEPEGDALSRIRFLGGLMHDAGKARASWQRYIRRQSRESSNHSPLGSALFFYVAMKTIDQRGIWRDSGIDADADTRRLVLQISRDIYDHHGELRDINEEPPWINIDVYRHAAECDLDGFADFVGTCLSGVLFDVDRFPDWVREEAEDAWRRWHASSQIQCRAALSNSRQRYVDSASKCVRMNTAAMVAADRLDAAGVSADFEYPIITAKKADKALRLLSDYCTSRAEALAFGGSSQSIVDTRGALQDQCVQRFHHALADKPDARVFTLVLPTGMGKTVTSTRVALEACKDGLCERIVYVAPYMSILSQASREIRRATGIRAMEHHHLSVIGPDGKERAYEEGVSEDEGAVMLDSWAASVVATTFNQYFRALFPSRAQQTMRIKALRRAFIVIDEPQVIDHASWTVFLAMLEATARSCDARVLLSTATLPPLQLGLSEPAVALAPDAIDLPSHNRYKIEVSEIAVDEAGAASMAAEALRKLMEENNFPAVAVVMNTVGDAYRVYSEACKLVGSRSCRLLTACMTGPHKASKIRRLQRDLSRRKPLLAVCTQIIECGVDLSFPRIIRALPIIPSIVQAAGRVNRHGEMAGGVVTVFPFARSSDGKDTREFIYRPRALLQATDACTKSHSSWDEPESREIVGDYYAELMARTTATGPLDRLVDAALGEWSALGRPDPFGQDYPQASVFVPFGVSLLGSRVRALLDFFAPSGLMQLYERYLDPHYRNSLSFRQRKQFMAVLQHFIVPLDAKATVGRVAFDREHPIGILSDVNSYSRATGLAQFKAAPGEEDPSGRFMI
- the cas5 gene encoding CRISPR-associated protein Cas5, with protein sequence MVVLVFELRGKMAHFRRPDTSVTHATYPFISRTALLGMMASVLGKPSLEGENVVGIELLSPPATVVQEMSLLGKGWMGEPKSTFSRPTSVEFVVNPHYRVYYSGQHAGKLAGMMAAGQSVYHTYLGSAFCPTVPDSPVIDEFREIPLATVDELSCRTVLPSYVVDRLIPESGARYGRVGGMLHQCVDPDQRRFRGAVNLVYEASGKPIRFMPVANTERAQGLCSIVRLHDGTVAALW
- a CDS encoding type I CRISPR-associated protein Cas7, whose translation is MNVRTSEILFVKSVKDGIPNRDPLGESDARRIFGEEDGRISLSDVSIKRDVRDYVLAKYSDGGPGKRYFVFCREERRDDGKLLGRESLAKAILERAGRADDKNARQALMKSAFDARTFGMVYSVKGDAGFHQTGPVQFGWAHSLHPVETKYVQGTVVMPSDEGRVTDQGEEGGKAQGTIWTTYTLPFAVFAMPAVINATIADNTGMTEDDVELLLEGLWRGTLHRQARGRGFQQPVMMVHVEYSDPFFRIGYLEDRIRLSPDRDAWLGTRPPTSLNEVTLDISKLGQALKDCPKVARVRRWVNPETSIVGELPGEVASTW